One segment of Synechococcus sp. A15-24 DNA contains the following:
- the argS gene encoding arginine--tRNA ligase codes for MLSLSNTLDAQLRAAMQRAFPEADAVLDPQLAPASKPEFGDFQANGALPLAKPLKQAPRQIATAIVEQLQADSAFTDLCLEPQIAGPGFINLTILPERLAAEVSSRLGDERLGVPAVEQAAPVVVDFSSPNIAKEMHVGHLRSTIIGDSLARVLEFRGHPVLRLNHVGDWGTQFGMLITHLKQVAPDALDTADAVDLGDLVAFYREAKKRFDDDDDAFQTTSRDEVVKLQGGDPVSLKAWGLLCDQSRREFQKIYDRLDIRLNERGESFYNPFLSAVIDGLKAAELLVTDDGAQCVFLEGVQGKDGKPLPVIVQKSDGGFNYATTDLAAIRYRFGAAPDGDDARRVIYVTDAGQANHFAGVFQVAERAGWIPGGARLEHVPFGLVQGEDGKKLKTRSGDTVRLRDLLDEAVERAEADLRSRLKVEERSESEEFIQQVAGTVGLAAVKYADLSQNRITNYQFSFDRMLALQGNTAPYLLYAVVRIAGIARKGGDLEVSTGQLQFSEPQEWALVRELLKFDTVIAEVEEELLPNRLCSYLFELSQMFNRFYDQVPVLKADPEALASRLALCRLTADTLRLGLRLLGIATLDRM; via the coding sequence ATGCTCAGCCTGTCCAACACCCTGGATGCCCAGCTGCGGGCGGCGATGCAACGGGCCTTCCCGGAGGCCGATGCGGTGCTGGACCCCCAGCTGGCGCCGGCCAGCAAGCCGGAATTCGGCGACTTCCAGGCGAATGGTGCGCTGCCCCTGGCCAAGCCCTTGAAGCAGGCCCCCCGCCAGATCGCCACGGCGATCGTGGAGCAGCTGCAGGCCGATTCCGCCTTCACAGACCTCTGCCTGGAGCCGCAAATCGCCGGGCCTGGCTTCATCAACCTCACGATTCTCCCGGAGCGGTTGGCGGCCGAGGTCTCGTCCCGGCTGGGAGATGAGCGACTCGGTGTGCCTGCAGTGGAGCAGGCTGCTCCGGTGGTGGTGGATTTCTCCAGCCCCAACATCGCCAAGGAGATGCATGTGGGGCATCTGCGTTCCACGATCATTGGCGACTCCCTGGCCCGGGTGCTGGAGTTCCGCGGCCACCCCGTGCTGCGTCTCAATCACGTGGGCGACTGGGGCACCCAGTTCGGCATGCTGATAACCCATCTCAAGCAGGTGGCGCCGGACGCCCTGGACACCGCCGATGCAGTGGATCTGGGCGATTTAGTGGCCTTCTACCGCGAAGCCAAGAAACGCTTCGACGACGACGACGACGCCTTCCAGACCACCTCCCGCGATGAGGTGGTGAAACTTCAGGGGGGGGATCCAGTGTCGCTCAAGGCCTGGGGACTGCTCTGCGATCAGTCGCGGCGTGAGTTCCAGAAGATCTACGACCGGCTCGATATTCGCCTCAATGAGCGAGGTGAGTCGTTCTACAACCCCTTCCTGTCCGCGGTGATTGATGGGCTGAAGGCCGCCGAGTTGCTGGTCACCGATGACGGTGCCCAGTGTGTGTTCCTCGAAGGTGTGCAGGGCAAGGACGGCAAGCCCCTGCCGGTGATAGTGCAGAAGAGCGACGGGGGCTTTAACTACGCCACCACCGACCTGGCGGCGATCCGCTACCGCTTTGGTGCGGCTCCGGACGGGGATGACGCACGCCGGGTGATTTATGTGACCGATGCAGGCCAGGCCAATCACTTCGCCGGGGTGTTCCAGGTGGCCGAACGGGCTGGCTGGATTCCCGGAGGTGCGCGCCTCGAGCACGTGCCCTTTGGCCTGGTGCAGGGGGAAGACGGCAAGAAGCTCAAGACCCGCTCCGGCGACACGGTGCGGTTGCGGGATCTGCTCGATGAAGCGGTGGAGCGGGCCGAAGCTGACCTGCGCTCGCGTCTGAAGGTGGAGGAGCGCAGCGAGTCGGAGGAGTTCATCCAGCAAGTGGCGGGCACTGTGGGTTTGGCGGCGGTGAAATATGCCGACCTCAGCCAGAACCGGATCACCAACTACCAATTCTCCTTCGACCGGATGTTGGCGTTGCAGGGCAACACGGCCCCTTACTTGCTCTATGCGGTGGTGCGCATCGCCGGCATCGCCCGCAAAGGGGGTGACCTGGAGGTGTCGACGGGCCAGCTGCAGTTCAGCGAACCCCAGGAATGGGCCCTGGTGCGGGAGCTGCTCAAGTTCGACACCGTGATCGCCGAGGTGGAGGAGGAGCTACTGCCCAACCGCCTTTGCAGCTATCTGTTCGAGCTCAGCCAGATGTTCAACCGCTTCTACGACCAGGTGCCGGTGCTCAAGGCGGATCCTGAAGCGCTGGCATCCCGCCTCGCCCTCTGCCGCTTAACGGCAGACACCCTCAGACTGGGTCTCAGACTGCTGGGCATCGCAACCCTGGACCGCATGTGA
- a CDS encoding NCS2 family permease — protein sequence MSTQHRTKLRIQTGDLDGLLGLGLNNLIQVLLIISLCRGVLGFPDSLLFGIILPATGISLLLGNLIYAQQARRLGQAEQRGDCTALPYGVNTVSLFAFVFLVMLPAKLSALDAGLSEAEAVQRSWQVGLIACLGSGVIETLGAFVAQHLRRWLPRAALLSTLAGIALGYIALGFLLRTYANPLICLTSLSVILLGYLARVRWPLPTGLLALLLGMVLAWGSGLISPDAASWTQAARAIGVHLPSLQLSALWQSRFDLIPWMGVILPMGLFNLIGSLQNLESAAAAGDTYPTRGSLMVDGCGTLTAAALGSCFPTTLYIGHPGFKALGARSAYSWMNGVVMAVGCLFGLFGVVTVLIPVEAGLAILLYIGLAMASQAFASTSERHGPAVVLGMLPGVAGWGALMLKAGIRAGGAAGDPKLFGPQLLTQLATADIWAAGVFALEQGQIITAMLLSAWLVYAIESRFLAAACCSAMAALLAWFGVIHAWQFSPGDTVMHLGWGTGRAWAEGYAAITVIVLLARWRQQTDH from the coding sequence TTGTCGACACAACACCGAACAAAGCTCAGGATCCAGACCGGTGATCTCGACGGTCTACTTGGACTGGGCCTGAACAACCTGATTCAAGTCCTGCTGATCATCAGCCTGTGCCGCGGCGTGCTCGGCTTCCCCGACAGTCTGCTGTTCGGAATAATCCTGCCGGCGACAGGGATCAGCCTGCTGCTGGGAAACCTGATCTATGCCCAGCAGGCCCGGAGGCTGGGCCAAGCCGAGCAGAGGGGCGACTGCACAGCGCTCCCCTACGGCGTCAACACGGTGAGCCTGTTCGCCTTTGTGTTTCTGGTGATGCTGCCGGCCAAGTTGTCTGCTCTCGATGCAGGACTGAGCGAGGCCGAGGCCGTGCAGCGCTCCTGGCAGGTGGGATTAATAGCTTGCCTAGGGTCCGGTGTCATCGAAACCCTGGGTGCCTTTGTTGCCCAGCACTTACGGCGCTGGTTACCTCGGGCTGCGCTGCTCTCCACCCTGGCGGGCATTGCGCTGGGCTACATCGCCCTGGGATTTTTGCTGCGCACCTACGCCAATCCCCTGATTTGCCTCACCAGCCTGAGCGTGATCCTGCTGGGCTATCTCGCCAGGGTGCGCTGGCCACTGCCGACGGGACTGCTGGCCTTGCTGCTGGGCATGGTTCTGGCCTGGGGGAGCGGACTGATCTCTCCCGATGCTGCGAGCTGGACGCAGGCTGCCCGTGCCATCGGCGTGCACCTCCCAAGTCTCCAGCTGTCTGCGCTCTGGCAAAGCCGCTTTGATCTGATCCCCTGGATGGGGGTGATCTTGCCGATGGGGCTGTTCAACCTGATCGGCTCACTGCAAAACCTGGAGAGTGCGGCAGCAGCCGGCGACACCTACCCAACACGCGGCAGCTTGATGGTGGATGGCTGCGGCACCCTCACAGCTGCGGCCCTGGGCTCCTGTTTTCCGACAACCCTCTACATCGGGCATCCGGGCTTCAAAGCCCTGGGGGCCCGCTCGGCCTACTCCTGGATGAACGGAGTGGTGATGGCCGTCGGCTGCCTGTTCGGCCTGTTCGGGGTGGTGACTGTGCTGATCCCAGTGGAAGCGGGGCTAGCGATCCTGCTGTACATCGGCCTGGCCATGGCCTCGCAAGCCTTCGCCTCAACATCTGAGCGCCATGGTCCGGCCGTGGTGCTCGGGATGCTTCCTGGTGTGGCGGGCTGGGGCGCACTGATGCTCAAAGCTGGCATCCGAGCCGGAGGAGCAGCGGGTGATCCCAAGCTGTTCGGGCCGCAGCTGCTGACGCAACTGGCCACGGCCGACATCTGGGCCGCTGGCGTGTTTGCACTGGAGCAGGGGCAGATCATCACGGCCATGTTGCTTTCGGCCTGGCTTGTGTATGCGATTGAAAGTCGCTTTCTGGCCGCCGCCTGTTGCTCCGCCATGGCCGCGCTACTGGCCTGGTTCGGCGTCATCCATGCCTGGCAGTTCAGTCCGGGGGACACGGTGATGCACTTGGGCTGGGGAACAGGCCGAGCTTGGGCGGAGGGTTACGCCGCCATCACGGTGATTGTCCTATTGGCGCGATGGCGCCAACAAACGGACCATTGA
- a CDS encoding histidinol-phosphate transaminase: MSDTIQPFTPGGAPAARAAVEQLKAYSAPLEGRRQMLRLDFNENTIGPSPLVAQALRNFSTEEIAVYPEYDGLREALLQNLVETGCRLGLKPAQVGLFNGVDAAIHAVLQAYGDAGETLLTTAPTFGYYSPCAGMQGMTIKAISYEGETFDFPLAAIQEALAARTPRLLLICNPNNPTGTRLPADQVIALAASAPGTLVVVDELYEAFTGDSVLPSADFTATPNLLVFRSLAKTAGLAGLRIGFAIGHADVVDRVSRVTGPYDVNSVAVAAAFAALADQSYVDAYVAEVLRARDWILQALRDAGVRHHCDGGNYLLIWPRRSVEEIDAALRSEGILIRSMAGKPLIDGCFRVSIGTTSQMQRFMEAYLSIDP, encoded by the coding sequence GTGAGCGACACCATCCAACCGTTCACCCCCGGTGGTGCTCCTGCGGCCCGCGCCGCAGTGGAGCAGCTCAAGGCCTACAGCGCGCCTCTGGAGGGTCGCCGCCAGATGCTGCGGCTTGATTTCAACGAGAACACGATTGGCCCCAGCCCCCTGGTGGCCCAGGCGCTGCGCAACTTCAGCACCGAAGAAATTGCCGTTTATCCGGAGTACGACGGCCTGCGGGAGGCGCTGCTCCAGAACCTGGTGGAGACCGGCTGCCGTCTGGGGTTGAAGCCTGCTCAGGTGGGCCTGTTCAACGGTGTGGATGCCGCCATCCATGCGGTATTGCAGGCCTATGGCGATGCCGGTGAAACTTTGCTGACCACAGCGCCCACCTTCGGGTACTACAGCCCCTGCGCTGGGATGCAGGGCATGACGATCAAGGCGATCTCCTACGAGGGGGAGACGTTTGACTTCCCCCTGGCGGCCATTCAGGAGGCGTTGGCGGCTCGCACGCCGCGGTTGCTGTTGATCTGCAACCCCAACAACCCCACCGGCACGCGCTTGCCAGCGGATCAGGTGATTGCTTTGGCGGCCTCAGCCCCGGGCACCTTGGTGGTGGTGGATGAGCTCTACGAGGCCTTCACCGGGGACAGCGTGCTGCCGAGCGCGGATTTCACGGCCACACCGAATCTGCTGGTGTTCCGCTCCTTGGCCAAAACAGCTGGATTGGCGGGGTTGCGGATTGGCTTTGCCATTGGTCATGCCGATGTGGTCGATCGGGTGAGCCGCGTCACGGGGCCTTACGACGTCAACAGCGTGGCCGTGGCTGCAGCGTTTGCTGCCTTGGCCGATCAGTCGTATGTGGACGCCTATGTGGCCGAGGTGCTGCGTGCTCGCGATTGGATCCTGCAGGCGCTGCGGGACGCGGGCGTGCGCCACCACTGCGATGGCGGTAATTATCTGTTGATCTGGCCCCGGCGCTCCGTGGAAGAGATCGATGCGGCCTTGCGCAGTGAGGGCATCCTGATCCGTTCCATGGCGGGCAAACCGCTGATTGATGGGTGTTTCCGCGTCAGCATCGGCACCACCAGCCAGATGCAGCGCTTTATGGAGGCCTATCTGAGC
- a CDS encoding DUF2062 domain-containing protein, giving the protein MQRLLQTNRERLRRGLKWLWAQEGTPGQRARGLAAGVFCGCFPFFGLQIVLSIGVASLARGNHLLAAAGTLVSNPITYVPLYWFNFVVGNRLLGPLAGADLDDVNRSNLWDQGWDVLQRLLLGSTLVGTLMALLLGLLAYLLFQRRPSVS; this is encoded by the coding sequence ATGCAACGGTTGCTGCAGACCAACCGTGAACGCCTGCGCCGCGGCCTGAAATGGCTTTGGGCGCAAGAAGGCACACCCGGGCAACGGGCCAGGGGACTGGCGGCTGGCGTGTTCTGCGGCTGCTTCCCGTTTTTCGGCCTGCAGATCGTGCTGAGCATTGGGGTGGCGAGCCTCGCCCGCGGCAACCATCTCCTCGCGGCAGCAGGAACACTGGTGAGTAACCCGATCACCTATGTGCCGCTGTACTGGTTCAACTTCGTGGTGGGCAACCGGCTGCTCGGACCTCTCGCCGGAGCCGACTTGGATGATGTGAACCGCAGCAACCTCTGGGACCAAGGCTGGGATGTCCTGCAGCGTCTTCTCCTTGGATCCACGTTGGTGGGGACTCTGATGGCTTTGCTGCTGGGACTGCTGGCCTACCTGCTCTTCCAACGGCGCCCGAGCGTCAGCTGA
- a CDS encoding bifunctional (p)ppGpp synthetase/guanosine-3',5'-bis(diphosphate) 3'-pyrophosphohydrolase: MLDASSPQDSSRTDSAPAPVVCGRPELRRHPVRHPDEYNIPLPEWLRQCILNVPPGLGQSCPIDPEALLVAAFDFGFQLHEGQFRASGDPYIVHPVAVADLLRDIGASASVIAAGFLHDVVEDTDVTPDQIELHFGSEVRELVEGVTKLGGIHFNNRTEAQAENLRRMFLAMASDIRVVLVKLADRLHNMRTLGALKEEKRQRIARETKEIYAPLANRLGIGRFKWELEDLAFKLLEPEAFREIQQEVASKRSEREERLGVTVALLNDRLAQAGLEGCEVSGRPKHLFGIWSKMQRQQKAFHEIYDVAALRIITPSVEACYRALAVVHDTFRPIPGRFKDYIGLPKPNGYQSLHTAVIGRHRPIEVQIRTIEMHRVAEFGIAAHWKYKEGGSPASSSSEAERFNWLRQLVDWQQEGGNDDHNDYLSSIKEDLFDEEVFVFTPKGDVVGLRKGATPVDFAYRIHSEVGNHCHGARINDRLCSLTTALQNGDFVQILTSNTAHPSLDWLNFVATPTARNRIRQWYKRSHRDETIERGKDLLERELGRDGFEALLNGEAMTRVAQRCNVGSTDDLLASLGFGAVTLQQVLNRFREEIRLIAEQDSAPPSNEEVARALVPSKEPGSDQRHSEDAILGLEGLDYRLGGCCSPLPGEAIVGTVALGNHGITIHRQECANVESIPKDRRLPVRWNVHGSQPLQRFPVQLRIEVIDRVGILKDILMRLSDGAINVSDAQVKTAVGRPARIDLRVELRGSDQLSRTMNQIRSMADVIDIARTGIS, encoded by the coding sequence ATGCTCGACGCTTCCTCACCACAGGATTCCTCCCGGACCGACAGTGCTCCGGCTCCTGTTGTGTGCGGTCGTCCTGAGTTGAGGCGTCATCCGGTGCGCCATCCGGACGAATACAACATCCCTTTGCCGGAGTGGCTCCGGCAATGCATCCTCAACGTTCCACCGGGCCTGGGGCAGAGCTGTCCGATCGATCCTGAAGCGCTGCTGGTGGCGGCCTTCGATTTCGGTTTTCAGCTGCATGAGGGCCAATTCCGGGCCAGCGGTGACCCTTACATCGTTCATCCCGTTGCCGTTGCCGATCTGCTGAGGGACATCGGCGCCAGCGCCAGCGTGATCGCCGCCGGGTTCCTGCATGACGTGGTGGAAGATACTGACGTCACCCCTGACCAGATCGAGCTGCATTTCGGCTCTGAAGTGCGCGAGCTGGTGGAGGGAGTCACCAAGCTGGGTGGCATTCACTTCAACAACCGCACCGAGGCCCAGGCCGAGAATCTGCGGCGAATGTTCTTGGCGATGGCCAGTGACATCCGCGTGGTCCTGGTGAAGCTGGCAGATCGGCTTCACAACATGCGGACGCTTGGGGCGCTCAAAGAGGAGAAGCGCCAGCGCATTGCCCGGGAGACCAAAGAGATCTATGCACCCCTGGCCAATCGACTGGGCATCGGTCGCTTCAAATGGGAACTGGAGGACCTGGCGTTCAAGTTGCTGGAGCCGGAGGCGTTCCGGGAGATCCAGCAGGAGGTGGCCAGCAAGCGCAGTGAGCGGGAGGAGCGGCTGGGGGTCACCGTCGCACTGCTCAACGACCGCTTGGCTCAGGCTGGCCTTGAGGGTTGTGAAGTCAGCGGCCGTCCGAAGCACCTTTTCGGCATCTGGAGCAAGATGCAGCGCCAGCAGAAGGCGTTCCACGAGATCTACGACGTGGCCGCGCTGCGGATCATCACGCCAAGTGTCGAGGCCTGTTACCGGGCCCTGGCTGTGGTGCATGACACCTTCCGTCCAATTCCCGGTCGTTTTAAGGACTACATCGGTCTGCCCAAGCCCAACGGCTACCAGTCGCTGCACACCGCAGTGATCGGACGTCACCGCCCGATTGAGGTGCAGATCCGCACCATTGAGATGCACCGTGTGGCGGAATTCGGCATTGCAGCCCACTGGAAATACAAGGAGGGCGGTTCACCGGCCAGCAGCAGCAGCGAGGCGGAACGCTTCAACTGGCTGCGGCAACTGGTGGATTGGCAACAGGAGGGTGGTAACGATGACCACAACGACTACCTCTCGTCGATCAAAGAGGATCTCTTCGACGAAGAGGTGTTTGTGTTCACCCCGAAGGGCGACGTGGTGGGGCTGCGCAAAGGGGCGACCCCGGTGGACTTCGCTTACCGGATCCATTCCGAGGTGGGGAACCACTGCCACGGTGCCCGCATCAACGACCGTCTCTGTTCGCTGACCACGGCGTTGCAGAACGGTGACTTTGTTCAGATCCTCACCAGCAACACGGCCCATCCGAGCCTGGATTGGCTCAATTTCGTCGCCACCCCCACGGCCCGGAACCGCATCCGCCAGTGGTACAAGCGCAGCCACCGGGACGAGACGATCGAGCGGGGCAAGGATTTGCTGGAGCGCGAACTGGGTCGGGATGGCTTCGAAGCCCTGTTGAACGGTGAGGCGATGACCCGGGTGGCTCAGCGCTGCAACGTTGGCTCCACCGACGACCTGCTGGCCTCGCTCGGCTTCGGTGCCGTGACCCTGCAACAGGTGCTCAATCGCTTCCGCGAGGAGATACGTCTGATCGCCGAGCAGGACAGCGCCCCCCCCAGCAACGAGGAGGTGGCCAGGGCCCTTGTGCCCTCAAAGGAGCCAGGCTCAGATCAACGCCACAGCGAAGACGCGATTCTTGGCCTGGAAGGGTTGGACTACCGCCTGGGGGGCTGCTGCAGCCCACTACCGGGTGAAGCAATTGTTGGCACGGTGGCCCTCGGCAACCATGGCATCACCATCCACCGCCAGGAGTGCGCCAATGTTGAGTCGATTCCCAAGGATCGGCGTTTGCCGGTGCGTTGGAACGTGCATGGTTCACAGCCCCTACAACGCTTTCCCGTGCAGTTGCGGATCGAGGTGATCGACCGTGTGGGCATTCTCAAGGACATCCTGATGCGCCTGTCCGATGGGGCCATCAACGTCAGTGATGCTCAGGTGAAAACCGCTGTGGGCCGACCAGCGAGGATCGACCTGCGGGTGGAACTGCGAGGTTCGGATCAGCTGAGCCGCACCATGAATCAGATCCGCTCCATGGCTGATGTGATCGATATTGCCCGAACGGGTATCAGCTGA
- the nadC gene encoding carboxylating nicotinate-nucleotide diphosphorylase, giving the protein MDWQSSALTRALDRWLEEDIGRGDLTASALQGKHGYAYWIAKQTGCFCGGPLVQQLFQRLDPEVSVHLLRDDGAAVEVGDRLLDLEGPATALVAGERTALNLAMRLSGIATATAELVAQLEGTGVRLADTRKTTPGLRLLEKYAVRCGGGINHRMGLDDAAMLKENHIAWAGGITMAIAAVREQAPWPTAVIVEAETEAQALEAVQAGANGVLLDEFSPEQLTQLVPRLRDCSTGVVVLEASGIQPEQLQAYAATGIDLISTSAPVTRSRWLDLSMRFT; this is encoded by the coding sequence ATGGACTGGCAGTCCTCGGCACTGACCCGCGCCCTCGACCGATGGCTGGAGGAGGACATTGGCCGCGGCGATCTCACCGCTTCAGCCCTGCAGGGCAAGCACGGCTATGCCTATTGGATCGCGAAGCAGACGGGCTGTTTCTGTGGAGGCCCCTTGGTGCAACAGCTGTTCCAACGGCTTGATCCTGAAGTGAGCGTTCACTTGCTTCGGGATGACGGTGCCGCGGTGGAGGTGGGTGATCGCCTGCTCGACCTGGAAGGCCCGGCCACGGCCCTGGTGGCTGGCGAGCGCACCGCCTTGAACCTGGCCATGCGGCTGTCAGGCATCGCCACCGCCACAGCTGAATTGGTGGCCCAGCTTGAGGGCACGGGTGTGCGTCTGGCCGACACCCGCAAGACCACACCGGGGCTTCGCTTGCTGGAGAAATATGCGGTGCGCTGCGGTGGCGGCATCAACCACCGCATGGGTCTCGATGATGCGGCAATGCTGAAGGAGAACCACATCGCCTGGGCGGGGGGCATCACGATGGCCATCGCGGCTGTGCGTGAGCAGGCCCCCTGGCCTACGGCCGTGATTGTGGAAGCGGAGACGGAGGCTCAGGCGCTGGAGGCGGTGCAGGCGGGCGCCAATGGGGTGCTGTTGGATGAATTCAGCCCTGAGCAGCTCACGCAGCTGGTGCCGCGCTTGCGGGACTGCAGCACCGGTGTGGTGGTGCTGGAGGCCTCCGGCATTCAGCCCGAGCAGTTGCAGGCCTACGCCGCCACCGGCATTGATCTGATCTCCACCAGCGCGCCGGTGACCCGCAGCCGCTGGCTGGATCTGAGCATGCGCTTCACCTGA
- the mnmE gene encoding tRNA uridine-5-carboxymethylaminomethyl(34) synthesis GTPase MnmE translates to MNASDTIAAVATAVAPGQGGIAVVRVSGPAAEDVGQAVVHVPGQQDWQSHRVLYGHVLGADGQRRLDEVLLLLMRGPRSFTGEDVVEIHCHGGVIAVQQVLERVLAHPGVRRALPGEFSQRAVLNGRLDLTRAEAISQLVAARSRRAADLAIAGLDGGIQARITTLREQLLDQLTELEARVDFEEDLPPLDGDALLHDLQQVRQALLTLVADGERGETLRSGLRVALVGRPNVGKSSLLNRLSRRERAIVTELPGTTRDLLESEIVLEGVPITLLDTAGIRSTDDAVEQLGIARSEEALATADVVLLVLDGHAGWTAEDAALLARIPEHIPRILVANKADLPAGALPQPVDVQLSALEGTGEEDLVQALLERCGAAGTEGVLLALNERQRDLAATAAAALGRSQEVAAQQLPWDFWTIDLREAISALGEITGEELTEAVLDRVFSRFCIGK, encoded by the coding sequence CTGAACGCCTCCGACACCATTGCTGCTGTGGCGACAGCCGTGGCGCCGGGCCAGGGGGGAATCGCCGTGGTGCGTGTCTCTGGCCCGGCGGCGGAGGACGTCGGTCAAGCGGTCGTCCACGTTCCAGGCCAGCAGGACTGGCAGTCCCACCGGGTGCTCTACGGCCATGTGCTCGGTGCTGATGGTCAGCGACGCCTGGATGAGGTGTTGCTGCTGCTGATGCGCGGACCTCGCAGCTTCACCGGTGAGGACGTGGTGGAGATCCACTGCCATGGCGGGGTGATCGCTGTGCAGCAGGTGCTGGAACGGGTGCTTGCGCATCCGGGGGTGCGGCGGGCGTTGCCCGGAGAATTCAGCCAGCGGGCCGTGCTGAACGGCCGTCTGGATCTCACCCGTGCCGAAGCCATCAGTCAGTTGGTGGCGGCCCGCAGTCGGCGGGCAGCGGACCTGGCCATCGCCGGCCTGGATGGCGGCATTCAGGCTCGGATCACAACATTGCGCGAGCAGCTGCTGGATCAGCTCACCGAGCTGGAGGCGCGGGTGGATTTCGAAGAGGATCTGCCGCCGTTGGATGGTGATGCCTTGCTGCATGACTTGCAGCAGGTGCGCCAGGCATTGCTCACCCTGGTGGCGGATGGAGAGCGCGGGGAAACCCTGCGCAGCGGTCTTCGGGTGGCGTTGGTGGGCCGCCCCAACGTGGGCAAGAGCTCGCTTTTGAATCGGCTCAGCCGGCGCGAGCGGGCGATTGTGACCGAGCTGCCGGGTACCACCCGTGATCTGCTGGAGAGCGAGATCGTATTGGAGGGGGTGCCGATCACCCTGCTCGATACCGCCGGCATTCGAAGCACCGACGATGCGGTGGAACAGCTGGGAATTGCCCGCAGCGAAGAGGCTCTGGCCACGGCGGATGTGGTGCTATTAGTACTCGATGGTCATGCGGGCTGGACCGCCGAAGACGCTGCTTTGCTGGCGCGAATCCCAGAGCACATCCCCAGGATCCTTGTCGCCAACAAGGCGGATCTTCCCGCGGGGGCCTTGCCCCAGCCAGTGGATGTGCAGCTGTCGGCGTTGGAGGGCACGGGTGAGGAAGACCTGGTGCAGGCTCTGCTGGAGCGTTGTGGGGCTGCAGGCACTGAAGGGGTGCTACTAGCTCTGAACGAGCGCCAAAGGGATCTGGCCGCTACTGCCGCCGCTGCTCTTGGCCGCAGTCAGGAGGTCGCGGCCCAGCAATTGCCCTGGGATTTCTGGACGATCGACCTGCGCGAGGCGATCAGTGCCCTGGGGGAGATCACGGGCGAAGAGCTTACTGAAGCGGTGCTTGATCGCGTATTTTCCCGTTTCTGCATTGGCAAATAA